In Ipomoea triloba cultivar NCNSP0323 chromosome 7, ASM357664v1, a single genomic region encodes these proteins:
- the LOC116026064 gene encoding rho GTPase-activating protein 2 yields MTGMVMVTRGGGCGGGGGNGGVVSGRSSHGGSDEQNQQQLSLLDFLLAALRKSMVSCRVHRHEEVMSTVHAMEIGWPTNVQHITHVTFDRFHGFLGLPVEFEVEIPCRVPSASVSVFGVSAESMQCSYDTRGNSVPTILLLMQERLYTQDGLKAEGIFRINPENSQEEHVRDQLNRGIVPVDIDVHCLAGLIKAWFRELPSGVLDGLSPEQVLQCNTEEQFVELVKQLKPTETALLNWAIDLMADVVEQEEFNKMNARNIAMVFAPNMTQMSDPLTALMHAVQVMNLLKTMITKTLRERVEASGGYSPMSSHSSDGGQTDQDCDTQQEVESSCGSAGPASDDDEQPHYGYSSEDRDEVESLSEIEDCFLRQLDENESAKNGFRKQLEGILCRDLVSPSNGPTLMICNSSFSFSDSKVGSSGLSTSDGEEDSRASSVALGPKVDVHRLPEVCRSSNEDNTIESTGAVQPECS; encoded by the exons ATGACGGGGATGGTAATGGTGACGAGAGGCGGCggttgcggcggcggcggcggcaacGGCGGCGTTGTGAGTGGTCGGAGCTCACACGGTGGCTCCGACGAGCAAAACCAGCAGCAGCTCTCGCTGTTGGATTTTCTCCTGGCGGCGCTGAGGAAGTCGATGGTGTCGTGCCGGGTGCACCGGCACGAAGAGGTGATGTCCACCGTTCATGCCATGGAGATCGGGTGGCCCACGAACGTCCAGCACATCACCCACGTCACTTTCGACCGCTTTCATGGCTTTCTGGGCCTTCCTGTTGAGTTCGAAGTTGAAATCCCCTGTAGAGTTCCCAGTGCAAG CGTGAGTGTCTTTGGTGTCTCAGCAGAATCAATGCAGTGCTCATATGATACCAGGGGCAATAGTGTCCCGACCATTCTCTTGTTGATGCAAGAACGTTTGTATACGCAAGATGGTCTGAAG GCAGAAGGCATTTTCAGAATAAACCCGGAGAATAGCCAGGAGGAGCATGTAAGGGACCAACTAAATAGAGGCATTGTGCCAGTTGACATTGATGTACATTGTTTAGCGGGTCTTATCAAAGCCTGGTTTCGTGAGCTCCCATCAGGTGTGCTAGATGGACTTTCTCCTGAGCAGGTTTTGCAATGCAATACGGAGGAGCAGTTTGTTGAGCTAGTGAAACAATTAAAACCAACTGAAACTGCATTGCTCAATTGGGCAATTGATCTAATGGCTGACGTAGTTGAGCAAGAGGAATTCAACAAAATGAATGCCCGAAATATCGCTATGGTTTTTGCTCCAAATATGACTCAG ATGTCTGATCCACTGACCGCCTTAATGCACGCTGTCCAAGTGATGAATTTGCTGAAGACCATGATAACAAAAACCCTGCGAGAGCGTGTGGAGGCATCGGGAGGATACTCGCCCATGTCATCTCATTCATCTGATGGGGGGCAAACTGATCAGGACTGTGACACGCAACAAGAAGTCGAGAGTAGCTGTGGATCAGCAGGACCAGCATCAGACGACGATGAGCAACCTCACTATGGCTACAGCAGCGAAGACCGAGACGAAGTTGAGTCATTGAGCGAGATAGAAGACTGCTTCTTGCGACAATTGGACGAGAATGAGAGCGCAAAGAATGGATTCCGGAAACAGCTCGAAGGAATCTTGTGCAGAGATCTTGTTAGTCCCAGCAATGGCCCAACCTTGATGATTTGCAACTCTTCTTTTTCGTTTTCTGATAGTAAAGTGGGGAGTTCCGGTTTGAGCACAAGTGACGGGGAGGAGGACTCACGAGCAAGTTCCGTGGCACTGGGGCCTAAGGTTGATGTGCACAGATTACCCGAAGTCTGTAGAAGCTCTAACGAAGACAACACGATAGAATCTACTGGTGCAGTACAGCCAGAGTGCTCCTAA